The uncultured Sphaerochaeta sp. genome includes the window GCCATTCACTGTACCCTTCAGAAGAATCGATACAGAGAACGTCGGCACCGCTGTGAACCAAGGCCGGAACCCGTTCCTTGAAGTCTCTGGTATTGATACCCGCTCCAACACAATAACGTTTCTTCTCATCAAGCAACTCATCAGGATTATCCTTATGGCAGTCATAATCCTTCCTGAAAACGAAATACTTGAGTCGATTCTTCTCATCCACGATGGGAAGACTGTTGAGTTTGTGTTCCCAGATAATGTCATTTGCCTCACTGAGTGTTATTCCTTCACGGGCGTACACCAAATTTGCAAATGGCGTCATGATCTGGTTGATCGGGGTATCGAGAGAGGTCCTACTTGGCCTCCAATCACGTGAAGAGACCACGCCAAGCAGTCTTCCTGAGCTGCTGCCATCCTCTGTCACGGCAATGGTAGAGTGTCCTTTCTTTTCTTTGAGTTCTATCAGATCCTTAAGCGTATCCTCAGCCCTGAGATTGGAATCACTGGGAACAAAACCAGCCTTGAACGCTTTTACCCGGGCTACCATTGCACACTGTGCATCGATAGGCTGTGAGCCATAGATGAAACTGATACCACCTTCCCTTGAGAGAGCCTTGGCCATTTCCTCACCACTCACGGATTGCATGATGGCACTACTCATGGGAATATTGAGGGTGATGGAGGGTTCTTTCCCCTTCTTGAACTTAACCAAGGGTGTCTTCAAGGACACATTTGCTGGAATGCATTCGGTGCTGGAATATCCTGGGATTAGCAGATATTCACTGAATGTTCGGGAAGGTTCTTCATAGAGGTAGGCCATAACGCAACTCCTTAGAGGGTTTTGGCACCATATTGTGCACAGATACCTTATACTATTGCAAGCATATTGCAACAAAAATCAAGCCAATTTGTTGCATACTATCTATAGACAGCTTACCGCTTACCAACCAAAAGCAAAGAATCTTTTTCCTTCAGAGCAACCTCAATATAATCATCATGAATTGTTGCTCTCTCAGCATCACAACCTTCGAAGTGTGTTATTTGCAACAGGGTATTGTCGAATGTAATGGTTGTTGGCTTCTCATGCTTTCCCAAGATACAGAGAATTGCTTCATGGTTCGTATATCGAACAAAGCAAAGAGAGTATTCATCGCTATAGAGTAGCTTCCAAGCACCAAGGGCAAGGGTATCAGCATGAGCTGAGCGGAACTGTCCAAGCCGTGTATAGAGTGAGAAGAAATCCTTGTTCCACTGTTCCTGGTCCCACTGCATGGGATAGCGTGAGGATTCAACTGATCCGTACGGGCCAGGAAGCGCAATTTCCTCCCCATAATAGATATTTGGCATACCGGGAAGCACATACAACAACTTTACAATTCCAGCATAAAGAGAAAAGTCAAAGATCTCCTGATGGGCATAGAGACGAGGGGTATCATGGCTGTTGATAAGATTCATTTGCATGCTAAGCATCTGTTGTGGCATTGACTGCAGATGGCTTTGCAGCGCTTGTGCGAACTCAATCCCATTGAAGGCTCTCGTCGTCCCAGGATTCTGTCCCCAGCCATCAGCCATGTAACGGTCTTTCTCCCCCATCCAGCTTCTCATTGGCCGGCTGCTTCCCAAGTAGTTCATGGTTGCATCCCACATATCACCTTTCAGGAATGGGGTGGAATCCACCCAGTCCTCTCCTACCAAGTATGCTTGATTATTCTCTTTCTTGACCGCTTGTCGTACTTCCCTCCAGATCTCCTCGCACAACTGATCATCGCCCCTCCTTCCGACTTCACTTGCAACATCAAGCCTCCAACCGTCCTGGTGGTAGGGCTTCCTGAGAAAAGAACGCAATACGGAATCAGGGCTACGGTAGATCAAATCACGTAGTTCTTCGCTGTTGTAATTAAGCTGAGGTAGCGTCTCGACATCTTGCCAGAACGCTACAGAGCCATCCTCATTGATGTAATAATAAGTGGCTTCCTTGCTTGATGGATCAGAGAGAGCTTTCTTGTACCAGGGATGTTCAGTTCCTGTATGATTGATTGAAATATCGACCACCACGCGAATTCCTTCCTGATGGAGCGCCTCACAGAGGTGGGCAAACGCCTCATCTCCCCCGAGCTTCTCATCTACATGAAAGAAATCGGTGCAGTCATAGCGATGGGTGGTTCTGCTCATCCCAATGGGATTAAGGTAGAGAACCGTTACGCCAAGGCTCTTGAAATGGTCAATGGCATCCTCAATACCTTTCAGGTCACCATTGAAGAAATCAAGGCATCGGCCTTTCTCGAACTCAAGGGGGATTTCATCAAAACCGTGTACGGTGACCTCTCCCCCATCAAACCTGTATTGTCCTTCTTTCGCACCAACAGCCAGATCTCCTTTACGGAATCGATCAGGAAACACTTGGTAACAGAGGCCACTACCTACCCACGTTACTGGGACCAGATCACTGACCAAATGGAAACATTCTGCAAGAGGTGGAACAGAAGCCTTCACTCCCACCTTGCTATAGGAATACGCTCTTTCATCCGTCAACAGGAAGAAATACCAATAGGCTGCAGTATCCACCAGCTTGAAGGAGCCTTTGTACAATGTGCGAGACCCTTCCTGCACTTTATCCAGTACAATCTGCATTTCACGGCCAAGCTGGAAACTCACCAATCTGACTTGTTTGATTGTATTGGAGGAATCTACCTGTATTGAAACGCTCACCATCTCACCCTTTTTTGGGTAGAGCGGCTTGACATACAGGGCGGAGACATTACTATCGACGGATTGCTTCCAGGTTGTACTGACCATATTACTTCCTTATATTGTTTGTTGACTGTACTACAAAACCGGTTTAGTATAACAATATACTAAGTTTTGCGGCTGTGCAACCTGCATTGTTCCCCTTCAATACAACATTGTGGTAGGATATCGGCCGAAGTTGAGGATTGCACCATGGCAGAGCAAACAACCAGAATAAAACGACCTACGATCAAGGATATCGCCCGTGAGAGCGGATACTCCAAGACTGCAGTCTCCTTTGCATTCAATGATCCATCGAGGATCAGCGAGAAGGCATGCAACCAGATTCTTGAGACCGCTGAACGGCTTGGATACATACCTGATCCAATGGCACGCAATTTCTCACTCCGTAGACATCTTTCCATAGGCTTCCTGCTTCCACAGGAAATTCGGTACTCACTACAGAACCCGTATGCACAACAAGTACTACTAGGCATTGGGGGTGTCTGTGAAAAATATGGCTATACGCTTACCCTGATCCCACCATTGAATGAAAGTGTAACAGAAGCTGTACGCAATGCTGCAGTAGATGGTCTGATTTCCATGGGCATGCAGGTAGGCATGGACATTGTCTCGGTCATGAAAACCCGCTTGATCCCTTATGTGACCCTTGATGGGACTCCTGATGAAGATATGCCCAGTGTAAACATCGATGATGAGTTGGCTTCCTATGAATTGATGAAAACAGTACTCGAATCGGGACACCGTAACATCTGCATTATTTCTCTTGGACAAGACATTTTTGCTGAGAAGGCAACAAAGATGGGCCTTCCTCAACGAAGAATGGAGGGTTTCAGGAAAGCATTGAAGGAAGTTGGAATCTCACTGCAAGATGTACCGGTTCTGGTGAGTGAACCTACGCTTGCAGATGGAAAACTGCGAGGCAAGGAAATTTTGGCTTTCGAAAAGAGGCCCACCTGTGTTGTCTCAATGTGTGATATTGTGGCAATCGGATGCATTGTCAGTTGGAATGAAGAGGGATTGTCTGTCCCTGAAGATATTTCTATTGCAGGATTCGACAATATTGATGAAGCTACCTGTGTCATTCCCCACCTAACAACAGTAGACCAGCCAGCACAGGAAAAAGGACGCCTTGCTGCTGAAGCCCTGTTTAACATGATAAACAAGGAGACTTTGCAAAGCGTCCATATTCAAATTCCCTACACGTTGATCAAACGTGATTCCGTAAAGGAACTTACTTCTGAACAGCCTTGATCAGAGCAGAGAGAACTTTATCGGGAGCTGAGGAAGCATCAATATCGACTAGCAATCCTTTTTCACGATAGTAGGCAATAAGGGGCTCTGTCTGCTGCTCATAGACACTCAAACGATTCAGGATTGCTTCAGGTTTGTCATCATCACGTTGAATGAGAGGCTCTCCTGTCTCATCATCGATACCTTCCACCTTAGGTGGGTTGTAGTGGATATGATAGGTTCTTCCTGTGGATTTACACACTCTTCTTCCACTCAATCGTTTGACAATCTGTTCCCGATCAAGGACAAAATTCACAACTGCATCAAGCTTTTTTATCTCAGCGAGTGCGTCGGCTTGGGCGATGGTGCGTGGGAATCCATCAAGGATAAAACCATTCTTTGCATCAGGTTCAAGGAAACGCTGTTTGACCATCTCAATGGTCACAGAGTCTGGAACCAAATCGCCAGCAGCCAAAATGGCTTTTACCTGCTTTCCTAGGTCTGTGTCCCCTTTTATATGACTGCGAAACAGGTCGCCGGTCGAGATATGGGGAATGCCAAAATGATTTTTTGCTTCGGACGCGATGGTCCCCTTACCAGCACCCGGAGGGCCGAGAAAAACTAAATTCATGTTACACCTCACAACAGAAGAATAGTTGCATCCTATCACAATGACCCTATTTTGTCCTCCCCTTGTAAAGAAGTAGAAAATTTACAAACATCAGTTTATTTAATGCTATACTATAACAAAATTTCACTAAAGAAGGAGTATTGTATGAAACGAGTGCACGTTCTTCTACCTATGCTGTTGCTTCTTTGTGTATTGCTTCCTGTTTCCGCCCAAGGATCAAAGGCTGAGGCCTCTGATGAGGTTGTGCTCACCATGGGTTCCTGGAGAACCGATGATGTAGAGCAGATGAATCGCTTGCTTGCTGCTTACAAAAAGCTTGCCCCTGAGGTAACGATCAAATTCCAACCGACAAATCCTCCAGACTACAACGCCACCCTGCGTCTGCAACTGGACAGTGGAACCGGCCCAGATTTGATGTACGCCCGTTCATACGCAGCAGGTCAAGAGTTGTTCAATGCCGGATATTTTGCCGATTGCACGGACATTCCTGGACTTATGGATAACTTCTCCGCCAGCAATCTTGCCCCCTGGCAAATGAGTGATGGTACCATGTTCGCTGTTCCTTTTGCAGCTGTAAGTCATGCAGTATATTACAACAAGGATATTTTCGAGAAGGAAGGGCTTGCCGTTCCAAACGACTGGGAATCATTCCTCTCACTCTGCAACACTCTTGAAAACAGAGGATATACTCCCCTCGCCAATGGATTGGCTGATGAATGGGATATCCTTGAGACCTTCTTCTTCGGTCTGCTCCCCAATTATATCGGTGGAGCTGACATGCGGGTAAAATATGAGAATAAAGAACTTCCTCTCAATGATAAAAACTTTGTAGCAGCTTACCAAGCCATGGCAGATGTTGCCCGATACTGTCCTGATGGTTTTGAGTCAGTTACTTACAATGACAGCCAGGTACTGTTCAACAGCCAGAAAGCAGTCATGTTTGTGGACGGTAGCTGGACAGCCGGTGTCTATAAGGATGCTTCCTTTGAGTGGGGCTTGTTTTCCATTCCTGCTCCAAAAGGGAAGAACACGGCTATATGCTTCCACCCCGATATGGCTATCACGATGAATAGGGCAACCAAGTATCCTGAGGAGGCAAAAGCCTTCCTTGCATGGCTCTGTACAGAGGAAGGAGCTACCACAGCAAGCCAGAACCTGCCAAGTGGTTACTTCCCGATGATCGACTTCCCCATCAAGCTCGAGGATCCCCATGCAAATGAGTTCCTCTCACTCAATGCAGGAAAGGAAACTGATGCACGATTTGTCTGGCCTAAGCTGATGAATCTCTATTCACCGATGAACCAAGCGGTTATCAAGGTGATGAAAGGAGATATTACCGCCAAGCAGGCTGCTGACTCTGTTTCGGCATTGATGTAACCAACCGTCACAGAATCTTACTTCCCGGGCATATGCCCGGGAAATCTCTGAGGTAGCGTATGCGTCCAAAACACGCCCATCATCTTCCCTGGTTGCTTTATCTGGCTCCAGCGTTGCTTGTGTATACCCTCTTTATGGCCTTTCCTCTCATTGACTCATTACGTTTGAGTTTTTTCAGTGGAAACAGCCAAGCGACCAGAATCTTTGTGGGTCTGGATAATTTCAAACGACTGTTTACTGACCCAGAAATTTCAACACGATATTGGGGAGCTTTTTTCAATACCTGGAAATTCTTTTTTGTGCATCTCATTGTCCAGAATGGGCTGGGTATCTTTTTTGCCGTTCTGCTTACTCATGAAACCATGAAAGGAAGACACCTATACCAGACCATCATCTTCATTCCTACTACGTTTGCTGTTCTTATCACAGGATACTTATGGAAACTGATGCTCAACCCTGTATGGGCAGGCGACTTTCTTGTTTCCATCGGATTACCGTTTCTCAAACACCCCTATCTAGGCGATACCAATACAGCTCTCTGGGCTGTCTCTCTTGTCTCTTGTTGGCAGTGGCTTGGTATCCCTACCATGATGTTTGTTGCAGCATTGAGAAATATCAGTACCGAATTGCTGGAGGCAGCACGACTTGAAGGAGCTGGCAATGGAAAGACATTCTGGTACATCAAGCTTCCCCTTATCAAACCAGTTGTCGGAATCATCGCAGTGCTTACATTTGTGAACAACTTCAATGCA containing:
- a CDS encoding IMP dehydrogenase, whose translation is MAYLYEEPSRTFSEYLLIPGYSSTECIPANVSLKTPLVKFKKGKEPSITLNIPMSSAIMQSVSGEEMAKALSREGGISFIYGSQPIDAQCAMVARVKAFKAGFVPSDSNLRAEDTLKDLIELKEKKGHSTIAVTEDGSSSGRLLGVVSSRDWRPSRTSLDTPINQIMTPFANLVYAREGITLSEANDIIWEHKLNSLPIVDEKNRLKYFVFRKDYDCHKDNPDELLDEKKRYCVGAGINTRDFKERVPALVHSGADVLCIDSSEGYSEWQRLTLSWIKEQYGESVKVGAGNIVDREGFLFLAESGADFVKVGIGGGSICITRETKGIGRGQATALLEVAKARDEYFKEKGVYIPICSDGGIVLDYHMTIALAMGADFLMLGRYFARFDESPTEKVNVKGSYMKEYWGEGSSRARNWQRYDLGGDGKLSFVEGVDSYVPYAGPLKDNLNLSLSKIKSTMCNCGALSIPELQQKARLTVVSSTSIIEGGAHDVLLKDSQDSVKK
- a CDS encoding glycoside hydrolase family 13 protein, producing MVSTTWKQSVDSNVSALYVKPLYPKKGEMVSVSIQVDSSNTIKQVRLVSFQLGREMQIVLDKVQEGSRTLYKGSFKLVDTAAYWYFFLLTDERAYSYSKVGVKASVPPLAECFHLVSDLVPVTWVGSGLCYQVFPDRFRKGDLAVGAKEGQYRFDGGEVTVHGFDEIPLEFEKGRCLDFFNGDLKGIEDAIDHFKSLGVTVLYLNPIGMSRTTHRYDCTDFFHVDEKLGGDEAFAHLCEALHQEGIRVVVDISINHTGTEHPWYKKALSDPSSKEATYYYINEDGSVAFWQDVETLPQLNYNSEELRDLIYRSPDSVLRSFLRKPYHQDGWRLDVASEVGRRGDDQLCEEIWREVRQAVKKENNQAYLVGEDWVDSTPFLKGDMWDATMNYLGSSRPMRSWMGEKDRYMADGWGQNPGTTRAFNGIEFAQALQSHLQSMPQQMLSMQMNLINSHDTPRLYAHQEIFDFSLYAGIVKLLYVLPGMPNIYYGEEIALPGPYGSVESSRYPMQWDQEQWNKDFFSLYTRLGQFRSAHADTLALGAWKLLYSDEYSLCFVRYTNHEAILCILGKHEKPTTITFDNTLLQITHFEGCDAERATIHDDYIEVALKEKDSLLLVGKR
- a CDS encoding adenylate kinase; the encoded protein is MNLVFLGPPGAGKGTIASEAKNHFGIPHISTGDLFRSHIKGDTDLGKQVKAILAAGDLVPDSVTIEMVKQRFLEPDAKNGFILDGFPRTIAQADALAEIKKLDAVVNFVLDREQIVKRLSGRRVCKSTGRTYHIHYNPPKVEGIDDETGEPLIQRDDDKPEAILNRLSVYEQQTEPLIAYYREKGLLVDIDASSAPDKVLSALIKAVQK
- a CDS encoding extracellular solute-binding protein → MKRVHVLLPMLLLLCVLLPVSAQGSKAEASDEVVLTMGSWRTDDVEQMNRLLAAYKKLAPEVTIKFQPTNPPDYNATLRLQLDSGTGPDLMYARSYAAGQELFNAGYFADCTDIPGLMDNFSASNLAPWQMSDGTMFAVPFAAVSHAVYYNKDIFEKEGLAVPNDWESFLSLCNTLENRGYTPLANGLADEWDILETFFFGLLPNYIGGADMRVKYENKELPLNDKNFVAAYQAMADVARYCPDGFESVTYNDSQVLFNSQKAVMFVDGSWTAGVYKDASFEWGLFSIPAPKGKNTAICFHPDMAITMNRATKYPEEAKAFLAWLCTEEGATTASQNLPSGYFPMIDFPIKLEDPHANEFLSLNAGKETDARFVWPKLMNLYSPMNQAVIKVMKGDITAKQAADSVSALM
- a CDS encoding LacI family DNA-binding transcriptional regulator, coding for MAEQTTRIKRPTIKDIARESGYSKTAVSFAFNDPSRISEKACNQILETAERLGYIPDPMARNFSLRRHLSIGFLLPQEIRYSLQNPYAQQVLLGIGGVCEKYGYTLTLIPPLNESVTEAVRNAAVDGLISMGMQVGMDIVSVMKTRLIPYVTLDGTPDEDMPSVNIDDELASYELMKTVLESGHRNICIISLGQDIFAEKATKMGLPQRRMEGFRKALKEVGISLQDVPVLVSEPTLADGKLRGKEILAFEKRPTCVVSMCDIVAIGCIVSWNEEGLSVPEDISIAGFDNIDEATCVIPHLTTVDQPAQEKGRLAAEALFNMINKETLQSVHIQIPYTLIKRDSVKELTSEQP
- a CDS encoding sugar ABC transporter permease; its protein translation is MRPKHAHHLPWLLYLAPALLVYTLFMAFPLIDSLRLSFFSGNSQATRIFVGLDNFKRLFTDPEISTRYWGAFFNTWKFFFVHLIVQNGLGIFFAVLLTHETMKGRHLYQTIIFIPTTFAVLITGYLWKLMLNPVWAGDFLVSIGLPFLKHPYLGDTNTALWAVSLVSCWQWLGIPTMMFVAALRNISTELLEAARLEGAGNGKTFWYIKLPLIKPVVGIIAVLTFVNNFNAFDIVFAMENVNGAPEYSTDLIGTLFYRYGIAGQHPIGIPDAGLGAAISTITFLLLLVLVIPTLKNTQRSA